Proteins found in one Terribacillus sp. DMT04 genomic segment:
- a CDS encoding competence protein CoiA: MLQAQLDDGRMILLAAYRKEQIQFFRQAHFFCPVCRKPVKIRAGKKTIPHFAHVHIQDCEMEGKGEGLYHLRGKLQLYHWLKKQGYTVNVEERIVNTQRRPDLLVHAKGGKKIAIEYQCASISDDELISRNEVYQQRGIQAVWILGGNRLKRTSTYLFHLPRKEQRFLMKLKPDLPLQMLYYCADAQAFYNVQHILLTGKKQTVGQFYFRSLQQIKFPQLFQPLPKHQQAIDLAWEQLQSRTIAKPLTYAPRSVKQWVMQIYEKGYLLQDIPISILQPVESQFRFSVPPFIWQTDLWLHQLDTAAVGENITLAQLFYTCRRWETAIKPFAVHTTKHPVATYMEKLCQMGMFEQNKDGSFLKLKASPF; this comes from the coding sequence ATGTTGCAGGCACAGCTGGACGACGGCAGAATGATTCTGCTTGCTGCTTATCGAAAGGAACAGATCCAATTCTTTCGTCAAGCACATTTCTTTTGTCCTGTCTGCCGCAAACCAGTCAAGATACGAGCAGGTAAGAAAACCATACCCCATTTTGCGCATGTTCATATACAGGATTGTGAAATGGAGGGGAAAGGAGAAGGTTTATATCATCTGCGGGGGAAGCTGCAGCTATATCACTGGCTGAAGAAGCAAGGTTATACAGTGAACGTAGAAGAGCGCATTGTGAATACGCAAAGAAGGCCGGATCTTCTGGTGCATGCAAAAGGTGGCAAGAAGATAGCCATTGAGTATCAATGTGCATCTATATCGGATGATGAATTGATAAGCCGGAATGAAGTGTACCAACAGCGAGGGATTCAAGCTGTCTGGATTCTTGGCGGTAATCGTTTAAAGCGAACCTCTACATATCTGTTTCATTTACCAAGAAAAGAACAGCGATTTCTTATGAAACTAAAGCCGGATTTACCATTGCAGATGCTTTATTATTGTGCAGATGCACAAGCGTTTTATAATGTGCAGCATATCCTTTTAACCGGAAAAAAACAGACAGTCGGACAGTTTTATTTCCGTTCACTCCAACAGATAAAATTTCCTCAGTTATTCCAGCCTCTTCCCAAACATCAGCAAGCAATTGACCTTGCTTGGGAACAATTGCAAAGCCGAACGATTGCAAAGCCGCTGACCTATGCTCCAAGATCGGTAAAACAATGGGTAATGCAAATATATGAGAAGGGGTACCTTCTGCAGGATATTCCAATTTCTATTTTGCAGCCTGTGGAATCACAGTTCAGGTTCTCGGTTCCTCCTTTTATTTGGCAGACGGATTTATGGCTTCATCAATTGGACACAGCTGCCGTCGGAGAAAATATAACGCTTGCGCAATTGTTCTATACGTGCCGAAGATGGGAAACAGCAATTAAGCCATTTGCTGTACATACAACGAAGCATCCGGTGGCAACATATATGGAGAAGCTTTGTCAAATGGGCATGTTTGAGCAGAATAAGGATGGTTCCTTTCTTAAGCTAAAAGCTTCTCCTTTTTAA
- the pepF gene encoding oligoendopeptidase F, producing the protein MFVAKSKSLPKRSEVPVENTWNLENIFATDEQWEEERKSLAEDGDEISAFQGKLNESADTLYQMFKLQDELSERIGKLYTYAHMRYDQDTTNGHYQALQSKAELLITQISSKMSYIVPELLAIDEARIEEFLKENNDLKVYEHTLNEISRQRAHVLSEKEETLLAQASEVTDNGAATFGMLNNADLTFPSIKNEEGEEVDVTHGRYVTFLESSDQRVRRDAFKSMYDTFGQFRNTFATTLSGTVKKNNFYAKVRNYESARQAALDNNKIPEKVYDNLVEAVNERLPLLHRYVELRKQVLGLDDLHMYDLYTPLVKGVDMKVSYKEAKELVLKGLEPLGEDYQSILKEGFENRWVDVEENKGKRSGAYSSGAYGTNPYILMNWQDNVNNLFTLAHEFGHSVHSYYTRKNQPYRYGNYSIFVAEVASTCNEALLNEYMINSVDDEKEKLYLLNHFLEGFRGTVFRQTMFAEFEHLIHKHQQDGEVLTAEKLTSLYYDLNKKYFGEELTIDEEIGLEWARIPHFYYNYYVYQYATGYAAATALSAKILEEGQPAVDKYVGFLKAGSSDYPIEVLKSAGVDMNDKQTILSALDVFEAKLNEMEELLKK; encoded by the coding sequence ATGTTCGTGGCAAAATCAAAGTCATTACCAAAACGTAGCGAGGTGCCAGTGGAGAACACGTGGAACCTGGAGAATATATTCGCAACTGATGAACAATGGGAGGAAGAACGCAAATCGTTAGCTGAGGACGGAGATGAAATTTCCGCATTCCAAGGCAAGTTAAACGAATCTGCAGATACGCTATACCAGATGTTCAAACTGCAGGACGAGCTATCTGAGCGGATAGGCAAGCTGTATACATACGCGCATATGCGTTATGACCAAGACACAACGAATGGTCACTATCAGGCTCTTCAATCCAAAGCAGAGTTATTGATTACCCAAATCTCAAGTAAGATGAGCTATATTGTACCGGAATTGCTTGCAATTGATGAAGCACGTATAGAGGAATTCCTAAAAGAAAACAATGATCTCAAAGTGTACGAGCATACATTAAACGAGATCAGCCGTCAGCGGGCGCACGTATTGTCTGAGAAGGAAGAAACATTGCTTGCGCAAGCTTCTGAAGTGACAGATAATGGTGCTGCTACATTCGGAATGTTAAATAACGCAGATCTTACTTTCCCTAGCATTAAGAACGAAGAGGGGGAGGAAGTGGATGTTACACACGGCCGCTATGTTACGTTCTTAGAGTCCAGTGACCAGCGCGTACGTCGAGATGCGTTTAAGTCTATGTACGATACATTCGGTCAGTTTCGCAATACATTCGCAACGACGTTATCTGGAACGGTAAAGAAAAATAATTTCTACGCAAAGGTGCGAAATTATGAGTCTGCCCGTCAAGCGGCGCTTGATAATAATAAGATTCCAGAAAAAGTGTACGATAATTTAGTCGAAGCAGTAAATGAGCGTTTGCCGCTGCTTCATCGATATGTAGAGCTTCGCAAGCAAGTACTTGGGCTTGATGACTTGCATATGTACGATTTGTATACGCCGCTTGTAAAAGGTGTCGATATGAAGGTATCGTATAAAGAAGCAAAAGAGCTTGTTCTTAAAGGGTTGGAGCCGTTAGGAGAAGATTATCAATCCATTCTTAAAGAAGGCTTCGAAAATCGCTGGGTGGATGTAGAAGAAAATAAAGGCAAACGCAGCGGTGCTTATTCTTCTGGTGCATATGGTACGAATCCATATATTCTCATGAACTGGCAGGATAATGTGAACAACCTGTTTACACTGGCACATGAATTCGGCCACTCTGTTCATAGTTATTATACGCGTAAGAACCAGCCATACCGCTATGGAAATTACTCCATTTTCGTTGCAGAAGTTGCATCTACTTGTAACGAGGCATTGTTAAACGAATATATGATCAATAGTGTGGATGATGAGAAGGAGAAGCTATACTTGCTCAATCACTTCCTTGAAGGATTCCGCGGCACTGTCTTCCGCCAGACGATGTTTGCTGAATTTGAGCATCTGATTCATAAGCATCAGCAAGATGGCGAAGTTCTGACAGCGGAAAAACTCACATCTCTATATTATGATTTGAACAAGAAGTATTTCGGTGAAGAATTAACAATTGATGAAGAGATTGGGTTAGAATGGGCGCGCATTCCGCATTTCTACTACAATTACTATGTATATCAGTATGCGACAGGATATGCAGCTGCGACAGCGTTGTCTGCTAAGATCTTGGAAGAAGGACAGCCTGCTGTTGATAAATATGTAGGCTTCCTAAAAGCAGGCAGCAGTGATTATCCAATTGAGGTGCTAAAATCTGCTGGAGTGGATATGAACGATAAGCAGACGATTTTATCAGCGCTTGATGTATTTGAAGCAAAACTGAACGAAATGGAAGAGCTGTTAAAAAAATAA
- a CDS encoding alpha/beta fold hydrolase: MKQRYIESDGLRLAYLDNGVESDHVLVLMHGLFARASLYIPFMERTKNWRIIAPDLRGHGKSDHAGALADYDRAAYLHDLEILLNAIGPAKQLVLLGHSLSAVTAYQFAAAHPARINGLIIEDMGHKVSGELSYAMTFQEPAPTLTALCQSIEQAQDENHYLYYAESAYEAEDGWRLCFDNKGIQASQDYLNGDYTTTFQQVSCPLLLMRGAHSPILSEEVWKEMQQLHPHAEAEQFEKCGHSIHFEDLDSFTASVHQFLNKWNA, from the coding sequence ATGAAACAACGTTATATAGAATCAGACGGTCTCCGACTTGCTTACTTAGACAATGGTGTAGAATCGGATCATGTTTTAGTTCTGATGCACGGCCTCTTCGCTCGTGCCAGCTTATATATCCCATTTATGGAGCGTACAAAAAATTGGCGGATTATTGCGCCAGACCTGCGCGGCCATGGAAAAAGTGATCATGCAGGAGCACTTGCAGACTATGACCGTGCTGCCTATCTCCATGATTTGGAGATATTGCTTAATGCAATTGGACCAGCCAAGCAGCTCGTACTTCTCGGCCACTCTTTATCAGCTGTCACAGCTTATCAATTTGCCGCAGCTCATCCTGCTCGCATTAATGGTCTTATCATAGAGGATATGGGACATAAAGTATCTGGCGAATTGTCTTATGCAATGACATTCCAAGAGCCCGCACCAACGCTTACCGCTCTTTGTCAAAGCATTGAACAAGCCCAAGATGAAAACCATTACTTGTATTATGCAGAAAGCGCTTATGAAGCAGAAGATGGCTGGCGTCTTTGTTTTGATAACAAAGGCATCCAAGCATCACAAGATTACTTGAACGGTGACTATACAACAACCTTCCAGCAAGTCTCCTGCCCTCTTTTATTAATGCGCGGTGCCCACTCCCCTATTTTGTCTGAAGAAGTCTGGAAGGAAATGCAACAACTGCATCCACATGCAGAAGCTGAACAATTTGAAAAGTGCGGCCATAGCATTCATTTTGAAGATCTGGATAGCTTCACTGCATCTGTTCATCAATTTCTAAACAAATGGAATGCATAA